The following coding sequences are from one Burkholderia stabilis window:
- a CDS encoding alcohol dehydrogenase catalytic domain-containing protein, whose amino-acid sequence MTTPEAQPRMTAVVCHGPEDYRVEQVAKPRPGPNELVIRIAACGICASDCKCYTGAKMFWGGPNPWVKAPVIPGHEFFGYVEALGDGAAEHFGVALGDRVIAEQIVPCGKCRYCKSGQYWMCEVHNIFGFQREVADGGMAEYMRIPPTAIVHRIPLGVSLEDAAIIEPLSCAIHTVNRGDVQLDDVVVIAGAGPLGLMMTQVARLKTPKKLVVIDLIDERLELAREYGADVTINPKRDDAREIVRALTDGYGCDVYIETTGAPVGVSQGLDLIRKLGRFVEFSVFGEDATVDWSIIGDRKELDVRGAHLGPYCYPIAIDLLARGLVTSKGIVTHGFALEDWDDAIRVAKSPESIKVLLKPAR is encoded by the coding sequence ATGACGACACCCGAAGCCCAGCCGCGGATGACCGCGGTCGTCTGCCACGGCCCCGAGGATTATCGCGTCGAACAGGTCGCGAAGCCGCGCCCCGGCCCGAACGAACTCGTGATCCGCATCGCCGCGTGCGGGATCTGCGCGAGCGACTGCAAGTGCTATACGGGCGCGAAGATGTTCTGGGGCGGCCCGAACCCGTGGGTGAAGGCGCCCGTGATTCCCGGCCATGAATTCTTCGGTTACGTCGAAGCGCTCGGCGACGGCGCGGCCGAACATTTCGGCGTGGCACTGGGCGACCGCGTGATCGCCGAGCAGATCGTGCCGTGCGGTAAGTGCCGCTATTGCAAGTCGGGCCAGTACTGGATGTGCGAAGTGCACAACATCTTCGGCTTCCAGCGCGAGGTCGCCGACGGCGGGATGGCCGAGTACATGCGTATTCCGCCGACCGCGATCGTCCACCGGATTCCGCTTGGCGTGTCGCTGGAAGACGCCGCGATCATCGAGCCGCTGTCGTGCGCGATCCATACGGTGAACCGCGGCGACGTCCAGCTCGACGACGTTGTCGTGATCGCGGGCGCGGGCCCGCTCGGGCTGATGATGACGCAGGTCGCGCGCCTGAAGACGCCGAAGAAACTCGTCGTGATCGACCTGATCGACGAGCGGCTCGAACTCGCGCGCGAATACGGCGCCGACGTGACGATCAACCCGAAGCGCGACGACGCGCGCGAGATCGTCCGCGCGCTGACCGACGGTTACGGCTGCGACGTCTACATCGAGACGACCGGTGCGCCCGTCGGCGTGAGCCAGGGGCTCGACCTGATCCGCAAGCTCGGCCGCTTCGTCGAGTTCAGCGTGTTCGGCGAGGATGCGACCGTCGACTGGTCGATCATCGGCGATCGCAAGGAGCTCGACGTGCGCGGCGCGCATCTCGGGCCATACTGTTACCCGATCGCGATCGACCTGCTCGCGCGCGGGCTCGTCACGTCGAAAGGCATCGTCACGCACGGTTTCGCGCTCGAGGACTGGGACGACGCGATCCGCGTCGCGAAATCGCCCGAATCGATCAAGGTGCTGCTGAAGCCGGCCCGCTGA
- a CDS encoding ABC transporter permease — protein MNLPDSSSTPSTTLAATAGEAPPPRAMWAQLRRSTLFYPLVGLVVVCVAMMIASPGFLSAANLENVLRQVSINAIIAVGMTCVILTGGIDLSVGSVMALSGTLAAGLMVAGVNAVAALAIGIAVGLGFGFLNGVFVALAGMPPIIVTLATMGIARGLALIYTGGYPIDGLPDWVAFFGSGKVLGIQAPVLIMLIVYASAWLLLEGMPFGRYVYAIGGNEQATRLTGVRVARVKLIVYTLAGLTSALAAIVLTGRLMSGQPNAGVGFELDAIAAVVMGGTSISGGRGAILGTLVGALLLGVLNNGLNMIGVNPYVQNVIKGGIILLAIYISRERSR, from the coding sequence ATGAACCTGCCTGATTCTTCTTCCACGCCCTCCACGACGCTCGCGGCCACGGCCGGCGAGGCGCCGCCGCCCCGCGCGATGTGGGCGCAGCTGCGGCGCTCGACGCTGTTCTATCCGCTGGTCGGCCTCGTCGTCGTGTGCGTCGCGATGATGATCGCGAGCCCGGGCTTCCTGTCCGCGGCGAACCTGGAAAACGTGCTGCGCCAGGTGTCGATCAACGCGATCATCGCGGTCGGCATGACCTGCGTGATCCTGACCGGCGGGATCGACCTGTCGGTCGGCTCGGTGATGGCGCTGTCGGGCACGCTTGCGGCCGGGCTGATGGTCGCGGGCGTCAACGCGGTTGCCGCGCTGGCGATCGGCATCGCCGTCGGTCTGGGCTTCGGCTTCCTGAACGGTGTGTTCGTCGCGCTCGCGGGGATGCCGCCGATCATCGTCACGCTCGCGACGATGGGTATCGCGCGCGGCCTCGCGCTGATCTACACGGGCGGTTATCCGATCGACGGGCTGCCCGACTGGGTCGCGTTCTTCGGCAGCGGCAAGGTGCTCGGCATCCAGGCGCCCGTGCTGATCATGCTGATCGTCTACGCGAGCGCGTGGCTGCTGCTCGAGGGCATGCCGTTCGGCCGCTACGTGTATGCGATCGGCGGCAACGAACAGGCGACGCGGCTCACCGGCGTGCGCGTCGCGCGCGTGAAGCTGATCGTCTACACGCTGGCCGGGCTCACGTCCGCGCTCGCCGCGATCGTGCTGACCGGGCGGCTGATGAGTGGGCAGCCGAACGCGGGCGTGGGCTTCGAGCTCGACGCGATCGCGGCCGTCGTGATGGGCGGCACGTCGATTTCCGGCGGGCGCGGCGCGATCCTCGGCACGCTGGTCGGTGCGCTGCTGCTCGGCGTGCTCAACAACGGGCTGAACATGATCGGCGTGAACCCGTATGTGCAGAACGTGATCAAGGGCGGAATCATCCTGCTCGCGATCTACATCAGCCGCGAACGATCGCGGTAA
- a CDS encoding sugar ABC transporter ATP-binding protein: protein MDTILRLNDITKSFPGVKALSGIHLEIARGEIHALLGENGAGKSTLMKILCGIHQPDAGTIEIDGTARQFADYHDAVAAGVGIVFQEFSLIPHLDAVDNLFLGRELRNRWGARDRTRMRRAAAGIFARLGVSIDLDAPIRTLSVAQQQFVEIGKALSLDARILILDEPTATLTPAEAEHLFAIMRELKRQGVAMIFISHHLEEIFAVCDRITVLRDGQYVATTDVARTDVEQLVRMMVGRRIESSFPPKPALPADARAVLEVDALQIERGGPVNRFALHAGEILGFAGLVGSGRTETALAVIGATRAHRKEVRVCGTAAKLADPADALRAGIGILPESRKTEGLVTSFSIRDNISLNNLGKYRSMRWLIDRRGEARTTHDVMRRVGVKAPSIHTEVATLSGGNQQKVVIARWLNHHTSVLIFDEPTRGIDVGAKAEIYELMRELTARGYAIIMISSELPEIVGMCDRVAVFRQGRIEATLEGDEIDPDTVMTHATAGTRGATHEPA from the coding sequence ATGGATACGATACTCAGGCTCAACGACATCACGAAAAGCTTTCCGGGCGTGAAGGCGCTGTCCGGCATTCATCTCGAGATCGCGCGCGGCGAGATTCACGCGCTGCTCGGCGAGAACGGCGCGGGCAAGTCGACGCTGATGAAGATCCTCTGCGGCATTCATCAACCGGATGCGGGCACGATCGAGATCGACGGCACGGCGCGGCAATTCGCCGACTATCACGATGCGGTCGCGGCGGGCGTCGGCATCGTGTTCCAGGAGTTCAGCCTGATCCCGCATCTCGATGCCGTCGACAACCTGTTCCTCGGCCGCGAGCTGCGCAACCGCTGGGGCGCGCGCGACCGCACGCGGATGCGCCGCGCGGCGGCCGGCATCTTCGCGCGGCTCGGCGTGTCGATCGATCTCGACGCGCCGATCCGCACGCTGTCGGTCGCGCAGCAGCAGTTCGTCGAGATCGGCAAGGCGCTGTCGCTCGACGCGCGCATCCTGATCCTCGACGAGCCGACCGCGACGCTCACGCCGGCCGAAGCCGAACACCTGTTCGCGATCATGCGCGAGCTGAAGCGGCAGGGCGTCGCGATGATCTTCATCTCGCATCACCTCGAGGAGATCTTCGCGGTGTGCGACCGCATCACGGTGCTGCGCGACGGCCAGTATGTCGCGACGACCGACGTCGCGCGCACGGACGTCGAACAGCTCGTGCGGATGATGGTCGGCCGCCGGATCGAAAGCAGCTTTCCGCCGAAGCCGGCGCTGCCAGCCGATGCGCGGGCCGTGCTCGAGGTCGATGCGCTGCAGATCGAGCGCGGCGGCCCGGTGAACCGCTTCGCGCTGCATGCGGGCGAAATCCTCGGCTTCGCCGGGCTCGTCGGCTCCGGGCGCACGGAGACGGCGCTCGCGGTGATCGGCGCGACGCGCGCGCATCGCAAGGAAGTGCGCGTGTGCGGCACGGCCGCGAAGCTCGCCGATCCGGCCGATGCGCTGCGCGCGGGCATCGGCATCCTGCCGGAAAGCCGCAAGACGGAAGGGCTCGTCACGTCGTTTTCGATTCGCGACAACATCTCGCTGAACAACCTCGGCAAGTACCGGTCGATGCGCTGGCTGATCGACCGGCGCGGCGAGGCGCGCACGACCCACGACGTGATGCGGCGCGTCGGCGTGAAGGCGCCGTCGATCCACACCGAGGTCGCGACCCTGTCCGGCGGCAACCAGCAGAAGGTCGTGATCGCGCGCTGGCTGAACCATCACACGTCCGTGCTGATCTTCGACGAGCCGACACGCGGCATCGACGTCGGCGCGAAAGCCGAAATCTACGAGCTGATGCGCGAACTCACCGCGCGCGGCTACGCCATCATCATGATCTCGTCCGAGCTGCCGGAAATCGTCGGCATGTGCGATCGCGTCGCCGTGTTCCGGCAGGGCCGCATCGAGGCGACGCTCGAAGGCGACGAGATCGATCCCGACACGGTCATGACCCATGCCACGGCCGGCACGCGAGGAGCGACCCATGAACCTGCCTGA
- a CDS encoding substrate-binding domain-containing protein, producing MTHASPASSPRRAARMAAVAALAAAAWLPAAAHAAPLRIGMTFQELNNPYFVTMQKALNDAAASIGAQVVVTDAHHDVSKQVSDVEDMLQKKIDILLVNPTDSTGIQSAITQAKKAGAVVVAVDANANGPVDSFVGSKNYDAGAMSCEYLAKAIGGSGEVAILDGIPVVPILERVRGCKAGLAKFPNVKLVDTQNGKQERATALSVTENLISAHPKLKGIFSVNDGGSMGALAAIEGSGKDIKLTSVDGAPEAIAAIQKPNSKFIETTAQFPADQVRIALGIAIARKWGATVPKAIPVDVKVVDRGNAKGFSW from the coding sequence ATGACGCACGCATCGCCTGCTTCTTCCCCTCGTCGCGCCGCCCGCATGGCGGCCGTCGCCGCGCTCGCCGCCGCGGCGTGGCTGCCCGCCGCCGCGCATGCCGCGCCGCTGCGGATCGGCATGACGTTCCAGGAGCTGAACAACCCGTATTTCGTGACGATGCAGAAGGCGCTGAACGATGCGGCCGCATCGATCGGCGCGCAGGTGGTCGTCACCGACGCGCATCACGACGTCAGCAAGCAGGTGAGCGACGTCGAGGACATGCTGCAGAAGAAGATCGACATCCTGCTCGTGAACCCCACCGATTCGACCGGCATCCAGTCGGCGATCACGCAGGCGAAGAAGGCCGGCGCGGTGGTGGTGGCCGTCGATGCAAACGCGAACGGCCCGGTCGATTCGTTCGTCGGCTCGAAGAATTACGACGCGGGCGCGATGTCGTGCGAATACCTCGCGAAGGCGATCGGCGGCAGCGGCGAGGTCGCGATCCTCGACGGCATTCCGGTCGTGCCGATCCTCGAGCGCGTGCGCGGCTGCAAGGCCGGGCTCGCGAAATTCCCGAACGTGAAGCTCGTCGACACGCAGAACGGCAAGCAGGAGCGCGCGACCGCGCTGTCGGTGACGGAGAACCTGATCTCCGCGCATCCGAAGCTCAAGGGCATCTTCAGCGTGAACGACGGCGGCTCGATGGGCGCGCTCGCCGCGATCGAGGGTTCCGGCAAGGACATCAAGCTGACGAGCGTCGACGGCGCGCCCGAGGCGATCGCCGCCATCCAGAAGCCGAACTCGAAGTTCATCGAGACGACCGCGCAGTTCCCGGCCGACCAGGTGCGCATCGCGCTCGGCATCGCGATTGCGCGCAAGTGGGGCGCGACGGTGCCGAAGGCGATCCCGGTCGACGTGAAGGTCGTCGATCGCGGCAACGCGAAGGGTTTCAGCTGGTGA
- a CDS encoding AraC family transcriptional regulator: protein MMHPDLEVVEVRRDESFKVWSHGYPYCTIRWHFHPEFELHLIVATRGKYFVGDHIGSFGPGHLVLLGPNLPHNWVSDMAEGETVECRNLVIQFDPAFVRRCMDAFPECRDAQALLDDARRGVGFDAETSAAIAPLFDELLTAHGMRRIALFMTILERLCGAAERTLLASPAYDQAHVTPTRLSHALSYIGKNLAAELRESDLAQLTGQSISAFSRAFHRQTGMPFVQYVNRLRIESACQMLLADDANITDICFQAGFNNVSNFNRQFRAVKGMAPSEFRTLQRLNARSRELALHAAPTGNPMPPRVLTPGAPELAPQPG from the coding sequence ATGATGCACCCCGATCTCGAAGTGGTCGAAGTGCGACGCGACGAGTCGTTCAAGGTCTGGTCGCACGGCTATCCGTACTGCACGATCCGCTGGCATTTCCATCCCGAATTCGAACTGCACCTGATCGTTGCGACGCGCGGCAAGTATTTCGTCGGCGATCACATCGGCTCGTTCGGCCCCGGTCATCTCGTGCTGCTCGGCCCGAACCTGCCGCACAACTGGGTCAGCGACATGGCCGAAGGCGAAACCGTCGAGTGCCGCAACCTCGTGATCCAGTTCGATCCGGCGTTCGTGCGCCGTTGCATGGACGCGTTTCCCGAATGCCGCGACGCGCAGGCGCTGCTCGACGACGCGCGACGCGGCGTCGGCTTCGACGCCGAGACGAGCGCCGCGATCGCGCCGCTGTTCGACGAGCTGCTGACGGCGCACGGCATGCGCCGCATCGCGCTGTTCATGACGATCCTCGAACGGCTCTGCGGCGCGGCCGAACGCACGCTGCTCGCGAGCCCCGCTTACGACCAGGCTCACGTCACGCCCACGCGGCTCAGCCACGCACTGTCGTATATCGGCAAGAACCTCGCGGCCGAGCTGCGCGAATCCGATCTCGCGCAACTGACCGGGCAGAGCATCAGCGCGTTCTCGCGCGCGTTCCACCGTCAGACGGGCATGCCGTTCGTCCAGTACGTGAACCGGCTGCGCATCGAGTCCGCATGCCAGATGCTGCTCGCCGACGACGCGAACATCACCGACATCTGCTTCCAGGCCGGCTTCAACAACGTATCGAACTTCAACCGCCAGTTCCGCGCGGTGAAGGGGATGGCGCCGTCCGAATTCCGCACGCTGCAGCGGCTGAACGCACGCAGCCGCGAACTCGCGCTGCATGCGGCGCCCACCGGCAACCCGATGCCGCCGCGCGTGCTGACGCCCGGCGCGCCCGAACTCGCGCCGCAACCCGGATGA
- the panE gene encoding 2-dehydropantoate 2-reductase produces MRILVVGAGAVGGYFGGRLAAAGRDVTFLVRDGRAAALARDGLLIRSPRGDLTLANVQTVRASDAGAGVAPFDLVLLSCKAYSLDDAILSFAPFVGQDTLILPMLNGMRHLDVLRERFGATQVLGGLCVIAATLDREQRIVHLNDTAGLSFGELAGGESPRVRAVADVFGGAGFDATLSDDIAARMWEKWVFLATLAASTSLFRGSVGDILAAPDGRRLLETMLGECSAIAEHNGHRPDPAAIERMQRMVLTPSPLTASMLRDVENHARVEADHVIGDLLARRDPQADDALSLLRIAYNHLKAYEVRTAREHAAA; encoded by the coding sequence ATGCGAATTCTGGTGGTGGGGGCCGGCGCGGTCGGCGGTTATTTCGGCGGCCGGCTGGCCGCGGCGGGGCGCGACGTGACGTTCCTGGTGCGCGACGGCCGCGCGGCCGCACTCGCGCGCGACGGGCTGCTGATCCGCAGCCCGCGCGGCGACCTGACGCTCGCGAACGTGCAGACCGTGCGCGCGAGCGATGCGGGTGCCGGCGTCGCGCCGTTCGATCTCGTGCTGCTGAGCTGCAAGGCGTACAGCCTCGACGACGCGATTCTCTCGTTCGCGCCGTTCGTCGGGCAAGACACGCTGATCCTGCCGATGCTCAACGGGATGCGCCACCTCGACGTGCTGCGCGAGCGGTTCGGCGCCACGCAGGTGCTGGGCGGGCTGTGCGTGATCGCGGCGACGCTCGATCGCGAGCAGCGCATCGTGCACCTGAACGACACGGCCGGGCTGTCGTTCGGCGAACTCGCCGGCGGCGAGTCGCCGCGCGTGCGCGCGGTGGCCGACGTGTTCGGCGGCGCGGGTTTCGACGCGACGCTCAGCGACGACATCGCCGCGCGGATGTGGGAGAAGTGGGTATTCCTCGCGACGCTCGCCGCGAGCACGTCGCTGTTCCGCGGCTCGGTCGGCGACATTCTCGCCGCGCCGGACGGCCGCCGCCTGCTCGAGACGATGCTCGGCGAATGCAGCGCAATCGCCGAACACAACGGCCACCGGCCCGACCCGGCGGCGATTGAGCGGATGCAGCGGATGGTGCTGACACCGTCGCCGCTGACCGCGTCGATGCTGCGCGACGTCGAGAACCATGCGCGCGTCGAAGCCGATCACGTGATCGGCGACCTGCTCGCGCGCCGCGACCCGCAGGCGGACGACGCACTGTCGCTGCTGCGGATCGCATACAACCACCTGAAAGCGTACGAGGTGCGGACGGCGCGCGAGCACGCGGCCGCGTAA
- a CDS encoding methyl-accepting chemotaxis protein: MRNLSLNQKLASMIVILWLGLLVIAGLGAWQTRASMIADRRDQLASLVAQAASVTDHYYKLSQQNAMPEADAKQKALEAIAAMRYGADGYISVNDSKPVIVMHPIKADLNGKDVSNFTDPNGKHLFVEIVKAGNLEGGKGFVEYLWPKPGADKPQEKISAVQRFAPWDWYLVTGMYMNDVRSAVLASIGRWLAMTAVLGALATAVMVLVLRSVRANLGGELEVALDAAQRIAQGDLTARVTVKHDDRGSLLHALHTMQGGLIDMVSRVRMGTENINVGASEIAAGNTDLSQRTEEQAAALVQTASSMDQMTANVKQNADSAAQAASLASQAAQVATRGSEVVDDVVRTMNEITDRSHKIGDIIGVIDGIAFQTNILALNAAVEAARAGEQGRGFAVVAAEVRSLAQRSATAAKEIKSLIVSSNETVEHGAALVTNAGETMAELVQSVRRVNEILDEISHASREQSAGIEQVNRAVGEMDQVTQQNAALVEEAAAAAHSLRDQAEALRDAVTRFALPA, translated from the coding sequence ATGCGCAACCTTTCCCTGAATCAGAAACTCGCCTCGATGATCGTCATCCTGTGGCTCGGCCTGCTCGTGATCGCCGGGCTCGGCGCATGGCAGACACGCGCCTCGATGATCGCGGACCGCCGCGACCAGCTCGCGTCGCTGGTCGCGCAGGCCGCCAGCGTGACCGACCATTACTACAAGCTGTCGCAGCAGAACGCGATGCCGGAAGCCGACGCGAAGCAGAAGGCGCTCGAAGCGATCGCCGCGATGCGCTACGGCGCCGACGGCTACATCTCGGTCAACGACTCGAAACCCGTGATCGTGATGCATCCGATCAAGGCCGATCTCAACGGCAAGGACGTGTCGAATTTCACCGATCCGAACGGCAAGCACCTGTTCGTCGAGATCGTGAAGGCCGGCAACCTGGAAGGCGGCAAGGGTTTCGTCGAGTATCTGTGGCCGAAGCCGGGCGCCGACAAGCCTCAGGAAAAGATCAGCGCCGTGCAGCGCTTCGCGCCGTGGGACTGGTATCTCGTGACGGGCATGTACATGAACGACGTGCGCTCGGCCGTGCTCGCGAGCATCGGCCGCTGGCTCGCGATGACGGCCGTGCTCGGCGCGCTCGCGACCGCCGTGATGGTGCTGGTGCTGAGGAGCGTGCGCGCGAACCTCGGCGGCGAGCTCGAAGTCGCGCTCGACGCCGCGCAGCGCATCGCGCAGGGCGACCTGACCGCACGCGTCACCGTGAAGCACGACGATCGCGGCAGCCTGCTGCATGCGCTGCACACGATGCAGGGCGGGCTGATCGACATGGTGTCGCGCGTGCGGATGGGCACGGAGAACATCAACGTCGGCGCGAGCGAAATCGCGGCCGGCAACACGGACCTGTCGCAGCGCACCGAGGAACAGGCGGCCGCGCTCGTGCAGACCGCGTCGAGCATGGACCAGATGACCGCGAACGTGAAGCAGAACGCGGACAGCGCCGCGCAGGCCGCATCGCTCGCAAGCCAGGCCGCGCAGGTCGCGACACGCGGCAGCGAGGTGGTCGACGACGTGGTGCGCACGATGAACGAGATCACCGACCGTTCGCACAAGATCGGCGACATCATCGGCGTGATCGACGGCATCGCGTTCCAGACCAACATCCTCGCGCTGAACGCGGCCGTCGAAGCCGCGCGCGCGGGCGAACAGGGCCGCGGCTTCGCGGTGGTCGCGGCCGAAGTGCGCTCGCTCGCGCAACGCTCGGCGACGGCCGCCAAGGAGATCAAGTCGCTGATCGTGTCGTCGAACGAGACCGTCGAACACGGCGCGGCGCTCGTCACGAATGCCGGCGAGACGATGGCCGAGCTCGTGCAGTCGGTGCGGCGCGTGAACGAGATCCTCGACGAAATCAGCCACGCGTCGCGCGAGCAAAGCGCGGGGATCGAGCAGGTCAATCGCGCGGTGGGCGAGATGGACCAGGTCACGCAGCAGAACGCGGCGCTCGTCGAAGAGGCCGCGGCCGCCGCGCATTCGCTGCGCGATCAGGCCGAGGCGCTGCGCGACGCCGTCACGCGGTTCGCGTTGCCGGCCTGA
- a CDS encoding response regulator transcription factor, translating into MRKFNVRIVFAYDWPLTLAGIEQIAGSACAIELVAVYRSAAELVASLGGVDCDIVLIDYSMRGDEQMDGLALFDWLRRMRPSAGIVALVANENPLIFRSILATERVSIVSKFDEVGHIVTAIHSSYSGGRYLSPRVRRAVDAFGEHDHAPVKLSAREIEVIRLYLSGEPIKAIAQRLNKGKQTVSAQKISAMKKLGANNDVELIQRAAGLGLGTITAASRAGGAV; encoded by the coding sequence ATGAGGAAATTCAATGTTCGCATCGTCTTCGCGTACGACTGGCCGTTGACGCTGGCCGGCATCGAGCAGATCGCCGGCAGCGCCTGCGCGATCGAGCTCGTCGCGGTCTACCGGAGTGCGGCCGAGCTGGTCGCGTCGCTTGGCGGCGTCGACTGCGACATCGTGCTGATCGACTATTCGATGCGCGGCGACGAGCAGATGGACGGCCTCGCGCTGTTCGACTGGCTGCGGCGCATGCGCCCGAGCGCCGGGATCGTCGCGCTGGTCGCCAACGAGAACCCGCTGATCTTCCGGTCGATCCTCGCGACGGAGCGCGTGAGCATCGTCAGCAAGTTCGACGAAGTCGGCCATATCGTCACGGCGATCCATTCGAGCTACAGCGGCGGGCGTTACCTGTCGCCGCGCGTGCGGCGCGCCGTCGACGCGTTCGGCGAGCACGACCACGCGCCCGTGAAGCTGTCGGCGCGCGAGATCGAGGTAATCCGCCTGTATCTGTCGGGCGAGCCGATCAAGGCGATCGCGCAGCGCCTGAACAAGGGCAAGCAGACGGTCAGTGCGCAGAAGATCAGCGCGATGAAGAAGCTCGGCGCGAACAACGACGTCGAGCTGATCCAGCGGGCGGCGGGGCTGGGGCTCGGCACCATCACGGCCGCGTCGCGGGCCGGCGGCGCGGTGTGA
- a CDS encoding sigma-54 dependent transcriptional regulator codes for MNYCCQIRLSGPQDVEQDAGMTIAPFLAVRRNHTAPSRPLVYLSQHHDTALVDCLALRGWDVSRAKTVADALNLVKANRPHAGIVDFGSFASADVASFEALLRDPRVGWVALADGERLCDIAIARLIRHCCFDYVRNATAYTTIGYLVGHAYGMLKLADGDPAADAPPPGGTMIGACDAMRRLFSTIRKVANTDASVFIAGESGTGKELTAAAIHQHSSRAEAPFVAVNCAAIPSTLLQAELFGHERGAFTGAHQRKIGRIEAAHGGTLFLDEIGDMPFESQASLLRFLQEGTIERLGGHASIPVEVRIVSATHVDLEAAMRAGRFRADLYYRLCVLRIDEPPLRVRGRDIMLLADHVLRRYHADSPHRIRGFMPCAVEAIHNYAWPGNVRELINRVRFAIVMTNGPMISATDLELHAYTSRRPPTLAEVRRQAERHAIEETLLRHRHQHADVASELGISRATLYRLMTAHGLHG; via the coding sequence GTGAACTATTGCTGCCAGATCAGGCTGTCAGGCCCGCAGGATGTCGAGCAGGATGCAGGCATGACGATCGCGCCGTTCCTTGCCGTCCGGCGCAACCATACCGCGCCGTCGCGGCCGCTCGTCTACCTGTCTCAGCATCACGACACCGCGCTCGTCGACTGTCTCGCCTTGCGCGGCTGGGATGTGTCGCGCGCGAAAACCGTTGCGGACGCACTCAATCTCGTCAAGGCGAATCGCCCGCATGCGGGCATCGTCGATTTCGGCAGCTTCGCGTCGGCCGACGTCGCGTCGTTCGAGGCGCTGCTGCGCGACCCGCGCGTCGGCTGGGTCGCGCTCGCCGACGGCGAGCGTCTGTGCGACATCGCGATCGCGCGGCTGATCCGTCACTGCTGTTTCGACTACGTGCGCAATGCGACCGCCTATACGACGATCGGCTATCTCGTCGGCCATGCGTACGGGATGCTGAAGCTCGCGGACGGCGACCCGGCCGCGGACGCGCCGCCGCCCGGCGGCACGATGATCGGCGCATGCGACGCGATGCGCCGGCTGTTCTCGACGATCCGCAAGGTCGCGAACACGGATGCCTCCGTGTTCATCGCCGGCGAATCCGGCACGGGCAAGGAGCTGACGGCGGCGGCGATTCACCAGCATTCGTCGCGCGCCGAGGCGCCGTTCGTCGCCGTGAACTGCGCGGCCATCCCGTCGACGCTGCTGCAGGCCGAACTGTTCGGCCACGAGCGCGGCGCGTTCACGGGCGCGCACCAGCGCAAGATCGGCCGCATCGAGGCCGCGCACGGCGGCACGCTGTTTCTCGACGAAATCGGCGACATGCCGTTCGAGAGCCAGGCGAGCCTGCTGCGGTTCCTGCAGGAAGGCACGATCGAGCGGCTCGGCGGGCACGCGTCGATTCCGGTCGAGGTGCGGATCGTGTCGGCCACCCACGTCGATCTCGAGGCGGCGATGCGGGCGGGGCGGTTCCGCGCCGACCTGTACTACCGCCTGTGCGTGCTGCGCATCGACGAGCCGCCGCTGCGCGTGCGCGGCCGCGACATCATGCTGCTCGCCGATCACGTGCTGCGCCGTTATCACGCCGACAGCCCGCACCGGATTCGCGGCTTCATGCCGTGCGCGGTCGAGGCGATCCACAACTATGCGTGGCCCGGCAACGTACGCGAGCTGATCAACCGGGTCCGGTTCGCGATCGTGATGACGAACGGCCCGATGATCTCGGCCACCGATCTCGAGTTGCACGCGTACACGTCGCGGCGTCCGCCGACGCTCGCCGAAGTGCGTCGCCAGGCCGAGCGGCACGCGATCGAGGAAACGCTGCTGCGCCATCGCCACCAGCATGCGGACGTCGCGTCGGAGCTGGGCATCTCGCGCGCGACGCTGTACCGGCTGATGACCGCGCACGGGCTGCACGGCTGA